A portion of the Bacillus thuringiensis genome contains these proteins:
- a CDS encoding ABC transporter ATP-binding protein, with protein sequence MISVNKVFYAHSERFQMQNMNVHIKAGEIVSLIGPNGSGKSTLLRLIARLLKQSEGDIILDGKNIHMMKSADVAKQLAMLPQMHDHQLDLTVKELIEFGRGPHKSWSSRLNKEDEEIVDWALSVTNLEGYEYRLLHSLSGGERQRAWIAMTLAQRTNVLLLDEPTTFLDIVHQLEVMELVKRLNEEFGMTIIMVLHDINQAAQYSDRLLVLKRGKIQYDGIPEEVLCHEMFQHVFGIDVDIFQGNDKPFFTPKRISKRGEERCKQKSVLPLN encoded by the coding sequence GTGATTTCCGTTAACAAAGTGTTTTATGCACACTCTGAAAGATTTCAAATGCAAAATATGAATGTACATATTAAGGCTGGAGAAATCGTTAGTTTAATTGGTCCGAATGGATCGGGAAAATCTACTTTGCTTCGTTTAATAGCAAGGCTACTGAAACAAAGCGAAGGGGACATCATTTTAGATGGGAAAAATATTCATATGATGAAGAGTGCTGATGTAGCGAAGCAATTAGCGATGTTACCACAAATGCATGATCATCAATTAGATTTGACAGTGAAAGAACTAATTGAGTTCGGAAGAGGTCCACATAAATCATGGAGTAGCCGCTTAAATAAAGAAGATGAAGAAATTGTTGATTGGGCATTGTCTGTTACAAATCTTGAAGGGTATGAATATCGTCTTTTACATTCTTTATCAGGAGGGGAACGGCAACGTGCTTGGATTGCGATGACGCTAGCGCAACGTACAAATGTCTTATTATTGGATGAACCAACAACCTTTTTAGATATCGTTCACCAGTTGGAAGTAATGGAACTTGTGAAACGATTAAATGAGGAGTTTGGAATGACGATTATAATGGTTTTACATGACATTAACCAAGCTGCTCAATATAGCGATCGTTTACTTGTATTAAAGCGAGGAAAGATTCAGTATGATGGTATACCAGAAGAAGTACTATGCCATGAAATGTTTCAACATGTATTTGGCATAGATGTAGATATTTTTCAAGGAAATGACAAGCCGTTTTTTACACCGAAACGAATTTCTAAAAGGGGAGAAGAGCGATGCAAACAGAAGAGCGTATTACCACTGAATTAG
- a CDS encoding FecCD family ABC transporter permease, whose protein sequence is MESSEVVREKEHPFAKKRWIIAVTLVVLTILGLFYGLFAGSLSFSVRDILTGIQDEGSTVHRIVWDLRIPRVLVGFIVGTCLAASGTLLQGVMRNPLADPGIIGVSSGAGLVAIVIMILFPQHLAFLPLGAFLGAFITAMVIYALSWQKGAPPSRIVLVGVSINALIGAATSALMLLHSDKVQSVLPWLAGGIGGVSWAHLNMIIYYAIFAIILAFFGIKHIRVLMLGDEMAKLLGHNVEKSRFYLIVVSTLLAGIAVSVSGLIGFVGLVVPHMLRLLVGNDYRYLLPLSCLGGGVLLVFADAIARSWFDPIELPVGILLSFLGGPFFLYLIHRGGKQRDFR, encoded by the coding sequence ATGGAAAGTAGTGAAGTAGTAAGAGAAAAGGAACATCCTTTTGCGAAAAAAAGATGGATAATAGCAGTTACTTTAGTTGTATTAACAATTCTAGGCCTCTTTTACGGACTTTTCGCAGGAAGTTTATCTTTTTCTGTACGAGACATTCTAACAGGTATACAAGATGAAGGTTCGACAGTTCATCGAATTGTATGGGATCTTCGCATACCGAGAGTTCTCGTTGGGTTTATAGTAGGAACATGTTTAGCTGCATCTGGTACACTGTTGCAAGGGGTTATGAGAAACCCTCTTGCAGATCCTGGTATTATTGGGGTTTCATCTGGGGCAGGTCTTGTAGCAATTGTCATCATGATTTTATTCCCACAGCATCTAGCTTTTTTACCACTAGGGGCGTTTTTAGGAGCTTTCATAACAGCAATGGTTATTTATGCTTTATCATGGCAAAAAGGGGCACCACCTTCAAGAATCGTCTTAGTAGGAGTGTCAATCAATGCATTAATTGGTGCAGCAACGTCAGCTTTAATGTTATTACATAGTGACAAAGTACAATCCGTGTTACCGTGGCTAGCGGGCGGCATTGGTGGTGTAAGTTGGGCACATTTAAACATGATTATTTATTATGCAATATTCGCCATTATATTAGCTTTCTTTGGTATTAAGCATATTCGAGTGTTAATGCTTGGAGATGAAATGGCAAAACTATTAGGACATAATGTGGAAAAAAGTCGGTTTTATTTAATCGTAGTAAGTACATTATTAGCTGGAATTGCAGTAAGTGTGTCTGGTCTTATTGGATTTGTCGGTCTTGTCGTACCACATATGCTACGTTTATTAGTTGGAAATGATTATAGATATTTGCTACCTTTATCATGCCTTGGCGGCGGGGTATTACTTGTTTTTGCGGATGCAATAGCTCGAAGTTGGTTTGACCCAATCGAATTGCCTGTTGGTATTTTACTGTCCTTCTTAGGTGGTCCTTTCTTCTTATATTTAATTCATAGAGGAGGAAAACAACGTGATTTCCGTTAA
- a CDS encoding ABC transporter substrate-binding protein gives MKKSITLFTAILSIFFLLIGCSAKGDEKASATKIEKEKIEITDLSGRKVTFDKVPESFATLSMGDMDIIHALGGKVVGRPDTKLTLPEELKKAKVIGNAHQPNFEQIASLKPDVLVANNGFQKNVPTVEGQGTKVIISSANSVQDIQKNIELYGTVMKKEDKAKELNQKINDQMKKYDKKSDVKALLVYGAPGTYLAALPTSLSGDVLEKTGGKNIASDFPETKEYPQYAQLSVERIIEANPDVIYLITHGDPKSVKKAFEGEMMKNEAWKNLDAVKQNRVVILPPDLFGSNPGTKVTEAMDFMYKSIQDVRK, from the coding sequence ATGAAAAAGTCTATTACGCTATTTACAGCGATTTTATCTATTTTTTTCTTGTTAATAGGTTGCAGTGCCAAAGGGGACGAAAAAGCGTCTGCAACCAAAATAGAAAAAGAAAAAATCGAAATTACCGACCTGTCAGGGAGAAAGGTAACATTCGATAAAGTACCAGAAAGTTTTGCAACATTAAGTATGGGAGACATGGATATTATTCATGCTTTAGGTGGAAAAGTAGTAGGTCGTCCGGATACGAAATTAACTCTTCCAGAGGAGTTAAAGAAAGCAAAAGTAATCGGGAATGCACATCAACCGAACTTTGAGCAAATTGCTAGTTTAAAGCCCGATGTACTTGTTGCTAACAATGGATTCCAAAAGAATGTGCCAACGGTTGAAGGACAGGGAACGAAAGTAATCATTTCTTCTGCGAATTCTGTACAAGATATTCAAAAGAATATTGAATTATATGGAACGGTAATGAAGAAAGAAGATAAAGCAAAAGAACTTAATCAAAAAATCAATGATCAAATGAAGAAATATGACAAAAAGAGCGATGTGAAAGCATTGCTAGTGTATGGCGCACCAGGTACTTATTTAGCGGCATTACCAACATCTTTATCAGGTGATGTTTTAGAAAAAACAGGCGGGAAAAATATTGCTTCTGATTTTCCAGAAACGAAAGAATATCCGCAATATGCACAGCTAAGTGTAGAACGTATTATTGAGGCGAATCCAGATGTCATTTATTTAATTACACACGGAGATCCAAAAAGTGTGAAAAAAGCATTCGAAGGCGAAATGATGAAAAATGAAGCGTGGAAAAATTTAGATGCAGTAAAACAAAACCGCGTAGTTATTTTGCCACCTGATTTATTTGGATCTAATCCTGGGACAAAAGTTACAGAAGCAATGGACTTTATGTATAAAAGTATACAAGATGTAAGGAAATGA
- a CDS encoding YrhC family protein, translating into MKELQGKIEDYTRFGQILLAVSTLLMVGLLIPDGAKETIQFFVMMGSIVIFLSLSFFFFQRVKVMRDQLEENECE; encoded by the coding sequence ATGAAAGAATTACAAGGGAAAATAGAAGATTATACTAGGTTCGGACAAATTCTTCTCGCTGTAAGTACATTGTTAATGGTTGGCTTGTTGATTCCGGATGGAGCAAAAGAGACAATCCAATTTTTTGTTATGATGGGGAGCATCGTTATATTTTTAAGTTTATCGTTCTTTTTCTTTCAGCGTGTGAAAGTAATGCGTGACCAGTTAGAGGAAAATGAATGTGAATAA
- a CDS encoding IS3 family transposase (programmed frameshift), protein MAKFTADEKIQIVLRYLNGNESYRELGRSLGISDTIILNWVNQYKQNGLEAFLKRCTNYTQQFKLDVLNFMIENGMSLFETAAIFNIPAPSTISVWKKQLETQGIDALQSKKKGRPSMKKDSNKQLKQPLAEGSVEALEARIKQLEMENEYFKKVKCLSSKQGKITKQDKAQVVYELRHKYSVKALVELATIPRSTYYDLVKKMNRPDVDADLKAEIKAIYEENEGRYGYRRIRDELTNRGQKVNHKKVQRIMKELGLKCVVRMKKYKSYKGKVGRIAPNILERNFHTDAPNQKWVTDITEFKLFGEELYVSPVLDLYNDEIITYTIGSRPTYSLVSDMLEKALERLPETHQLLMHSDQGWHYQMRQYVRTLESRAIVQSMSRKGNCYDNAVIENFFGIMKSEFLYIKEFENVEHFKIELEKYIDYYNTKRIKAKLKMSPVQYRTHFYQAA, encoded by the exons ATGGCTAAATTTACAGCTGATGAAAAAATACAAATCGTTCTACGTTATTTGAACGGAAATGAAAGTTATCGAGAACTGGGTAGATCGCTCGGTATAAGTGACACAATCATTTTGAATTGGGTAAACCAATATAAACAGAATGGTCTGGAAGCTTTTCTAAAACGATGTACAAATTACACACAACAATTTAAACTAGACGTACTAAACTTTATGATTGAAAACGGTATGTCCTTATTTGAGACGGCAGCTATCTTTAATATTCCTGCCCCTTCAACGATTTCTGTTTGGAAAAAACAGCTCGAAACACAAGGAATTGATGCCCTTCAATCTAAGAAAAAGGGGCGTCCATCCATGAAAAAAGATTCAAATAAACAATTAAAACAACCTTTAGCTGAAGGGTCAGTCGAAGCACTTGAAGCACGCATTAAACAGCTTGAGATGGAAAATGAGTACT TTAAAAAAGTTAAATGCCTTAGTTCAAAACAAGGAAAAATCACAAAACAAGACAAAGCGCAAGTAGTCTATGAATTAAGGCATAAATATTCGGTCAAGGCACTCGTGGAGCTAGCTACTATTCCTCGAAGCACGTATTATGATTTAGTAAAGAAAATGAATCGTCCAGATGTAGATGCCGATTTGAAAGCTGAGATTAAAGCGATTTATGAGGAAAATGAAGGTCGTTATGGTTACCGTCGCATTCGTGATGAATTAACGAATCGTGGCCAGAAAGTGAACCACAAGAAGGTTCAGCGCATTATGAAAGAGCTTGGGTTAAAGTGTGTTGTGCGTATGAAGAAATATAAATCCTATAAAGGAAAAGTCGGTAGAATTGCACCTAATATTTTAGAGCGTAATTTTCATACAGATGCACCGAATCAAAAGTGGGTAACAGACATCACCGAGTTTAAATTGTTTGGAGAAGAACTGTATGTATCACCTGTATTAGATTTGTATAATGATGAAATTATTACCTATACAATTGGTTCTAGACCGACGTATTCGCTTGTTTCAGACATGTTAGAGAAAGCATTGGAACGTTTACCCGAAACCCACCAGCTACTGATGCATTCGGATCAAGGATGGCATTATCAAATGAGACAGTACGTCCGGACACTTGAATCAAGAGCTATCGTCCAGAGTATGTCTCGAAAAGGAAACTGTTACGACAACGCAGTAATAGAAAATTTCTTTGGGATTATGAAGTCGGAGTTCCTCTACATAAAAGAATTTGAAAATGTAGAGCACTTTAAAATAGAATTAGAAAAATATATAGATTATTATAATACGAAACGGATTAAGGCAAAATTAAAAATGAGCCCGGTACAATACCGGACTCACTTTTATCAAGCTGCCTAA
- the adhE gene encoding bifunctional acetaldehyde-CoA/alcohol dehydrogenase: protein MVVKEKVVNEMQEVKEMIDTLVNNGQQALQALESFTQEQIDNIVHEMALAGVDQHMPLAKLAVEETGRGVYEDKCIKNIFATEYIWHSIKQDKTVGIIHEDPHEEIIEIAEPVGVVAGVTPVTNPTSTTMFKALIAIKTRNPIIFAFHPSAQNCSVAAAKTVYDAAMKAGAPKHCIQWIERPSVEATKQLMNHEGVALVLATGGAGMVKSAYSTGKPALGVGPGNVPCYIEKSAHVKRAVNDLILSKTFDNGMICASEQAIIVDKEIYDDVKTEMIENNCYFVTEEERKKLEKLVINENTCAVNSDIVGKSAQYIAELVGITVPEHTKMLVAEIQGIGAAYPLSREKLSPVLACVKANSLEKGFTYCEEMLNLGGLGHSAVIHSTNKEVQKQFGLRMKACRLIVNAPSSQGGIGDIYNGFIPSLTLGCGSYGKNSVSQNVTATHLLNIKRLANRKKNMQWFKLPPKIYFEKHATAYLANMPNISRAFIVTDPGMVEHGYVDTVTHYLNKHANDVKIEVFFEVEPDPSDETVFKGAEMMRSFKPDVIIALGGGSAMDAAKGMWLFYEHPETTFYGIKQKFLDIRKRTCKYPELGNKAQFVAIPTTSGTGSEVTPFAVITDKKNNIKYPLADYELTPDVAIVDPQFVMTVPPHVTADTGMDVLTHAIEAYVSVMANDYTDGLALKAIDLVFKYLPRAYKDGNDEEAREKMHNASAIAGMAFANAFLGINHSLAHKIGPEFHIPHGRANAILMPHVVRYNAIKPRKHALFPKYEHFVADERYAHIARMLGLPASSVAEGVESLVKAIIELGKSLNINMSIAGQGVDKEQFEEVVGVLAERAFEDQCTTANPKLPLISELKEIYMEAYKGE from the coding sequence ATGGTAGTCAAAGAGAAAGTTGTAAATGAAATGCAAGAGGTAAAAGAGATGATTGATACGTTAGTAAATAACGGTCAACAAGCTTTACAAGCATTAGAAAGTTTTACACAAGAGCAGATTGACAACATTGTTCATGAAATGGCATTAGCAGGTGTTGATCAACATATGCCACTTGCAAAATTGGCTGTTGAAGAAACAGGCCGTGGTGTCTATGAAGACAAATGCATTAAAAATATTTTTGCCACTGAATATATTTGGCATAGTATAAAGCAAGATAAAACGGTAGGAATTATTCACGAAGATCCTCATGAAGAAATAATAGAAATTGCAGAACCTGTCGGTGTAGTAGCTGGGGTAACACCAGTAACGAATCCAACGTCGACAACAATGTTTAAAGCGTTGATTGCGATAAAAACGAGAAATCCAATTATTTTCGCATTTCATCCTTCTGCACAAAATTGTTCGGTGGCAGCAGCGAAAACCGTATATGATGCAGCAATGAAAGCTGGTGCACCAAAACATTGTATTCAATGGATTGAAAGACCGTCTGTCGAAGCGACGAAACAATTAATGAACCATGAGGGTGTGGCACTCGTTCTAGCAACTGGAGGCGCTGGTATGGTGAAATCAGCTTACTCTACTGGAAAACCAGCGCTAGGTGTAGGTCCTGGTAATGTACCGTGTTATATAGAAAAATCAGCACATGTAAAACGAGCTGTTAATGATTTAATTTTATCGAAAACATTTGATAACGGTATGATTTGTGCATCGGAACAAGCAATCATTGTCGATAAAGAAATCTATGATGATGTTAAAACAGAAATGATCGAAAACAATTGTTACTTTGTAACAGAAGAAGAAAGAAAAAAATTAGAAAAGCTCGTTATAAATGAAAATACATGTGCAGTAAATAGTGATATTGTAGGAAAATCAGCACAGTATATTGCCGAATTAGTTGGGATTACTGTTCCTGAACATACAAAAATGCTTGTAGCTGAAATTCAAGGTATCGGAGCAGCATACCCGTTATCTCGTGAGAAACTGAGCCCAGTATTAGCCTGTGTGAAGGCGAATTCATTAGAAAAAGGATTTACATATTGCGAAGAAATGTTGAACCTCGGTGGTTTAGGACATTCAGCAGTTATTCATTCTACAAATAAAGAAGTGCAAAAGCAATTTGGATTACGTATGAAAGCTTGCCGTCTCATTGTAAATGCACCTTCATCACAAGGTGGAATAGGGGATATATATAACGGATTTATTCCATCACTTACACTTGGTTGTGGTTCTTACGGAAAAAATTCAGTTTCCCAAAATGTAACAGCGACTCATTTATTAAATATAAAAAGGCTGGCAAATAGAAAAAAGAATATGCAGTGGTTCAAATTGCCACCAAAAATTTATTTTGAAAAACATGCTACAGCGTATTTAGCAAATATGCCTAACATTTCACGTGCATTTATTGTAACGGATCCTGGAATGGTTGAACATGGCTATGTCGATACAGTCACGCACTATTTAAACAAGCATGCAAATGATGTGAAAATTGAAGTTTTCTTTGAGGTCGAACCAGATCCATCAGATGAAACTGTCTTTAAAGGTGCGGAAATGATGAGAAGCTTTAAGCCAGATGTAATTATCGCACTTGGTGGCGGTTCAGCTATGGATGCAGCAAAAGGAATGTGGTTATTCTATGAGCATCCAGAAACGACATTCTATGGCATTAAACAGAAGTTTTTAGATATAAGAAAACGTACATGTAAATATCCGGAATTAGGAAATAAGGCGCAGTTTGTTGCGATTCCAACAACATCAGGAACAGGATCAGAAGTGACACCATTTGCGGTTATTACAGATAAGAAAAATAATATAAAGTATCCGCTCGCAGATTATGAATTAACACCAGATGTAGCAATTGTTGATCCGCAATTTGTAATGACAGTACCACCACATGTAACAGCAGATACTGGTATGGATGTTTTAACACATGCAATTGAGGCGTATGTGTCTGTTATGGCAAATGACTATACAGATGGATTAGCATTAAAAGCTATTGATCTCGTATTCAAATATTTACCGAGAGCATATAAAGATGGAAATGATGAAGAAGCACGGGAAAAAATGCATAACGCTTCTGCAATTGCAGGGATGGCATTTGCAAATGCTTTTCTAGGTATTAATCACAGCTTAGCACATAAAATTGGTCCAGAATTCCATATTCCGCACGGACGTGCAAATGCAATTCTTATGCCGCATGTAGTCCGCTATAATGCTATTAAGCCAAGAAAACACGCATTGTTCCCAAAATATGAGCACTTTGTAGCAGATGAACGCTATGCACATATTGCGAGAATGCTCGGGCTTCCAGCAAGCTCAGTAGCAGAAGGTGTGGAATCACTCGTCAAAGCAATTATTGAGCTTGGAAAAAGCTTAAATATTAATATGAGTATTGCCGGACAAGGGGTAGATAAAGAGCAATTTGAAGAGGTTGTTGGAGTATTAGCAGAAAGAGCTTTTGAAGATCAATGTACAACTGCTAATCCAAAGTTACCGCTTATTTCAGAGCTGAAAGAAATTTATATGGAAGCATATAAAGGTGAATAA